From one Dyella sp. 2HG41-7 genomic stretch:
- a CDS encoding DUF4386 domain-containing protein, translated as MSDLDSESYSPLALARMLGILALTGIVCGAFDIGCVRNTLIVDGDAAATLHNIMAHETLFRAGFAAHLVLLLCNVPNEIIGFILFRRVNVVIAAVSMGCGLVGTAIESIDMLNAYVPLKLAMEGGALSAFSAQQLQTLSYVSVQLQDTGLLISFLFYGIDELLFGCLIFRSNFLPRIVGVLLSLSGLCYFTDGFVSFIAPKLHAQLLPYLLFPCLPGEGLCALWFAIKGLNVEKWRAWGEGMRLAPSR; from the coding sequence ATGTCGGATCTCGATTCGGAATCGTATTCGCCGCTCGCGCTTGCGCGGATGCTCGGCATTCTGGCGCTGACGGGCATCGTGTGCGGTGCGTTCGATATCGGTTGCGTGCGCAACACGCTGATCGTCGATGGCGATGCTGCGGCGACGCTTCACAACATCATGGCGCACGAAACCTTGTTTCGCGCGGGGTTTGCCGCGCATCTCGTTTTGCTGCTATGTAACGTTCCCAACGAAATCATCGGTTTCATCCTGTTTCGACGCGTGAACGTGGTTATCGCAGCGGTCTCGATGGGGTGTGGGCTGGTCGGCACGGCGATCGAAAGCATCGATATGCTCAATGCTTATGTGCCGTTGAAGTTAGCGATGGAAGGCGGTGCGTTGAGCGCTTTCAGTGCGCAGCAGTTGCAAACCTTGTCCTACGTGTCCGTGCAATTGCAGGATACAGGGCTGCTGATTTCGTTTCTGTTTTACGGCATCGACGAATTGTTGTTTGGATGCTTGATCTTCCGTTCGAATTTCTTGCCGCGCATCGTAGGCGTGCTGCTTAGTCTTTCCGGCCTGTGTTATTTCACCGACGGCTTCGTGAGTTTCATCGCGCCGAAACTGCACGCGCAATTGCTTCCGTACCTGCTGTTCCCTTGCTTGCCGGGCGAAGGTCTGTGCGCGCTATGGTTTGCCATCAAAGGATTGAACGTGGAGAAGTGGCGGGCGTGGGGCGAGGGCATGCGGCTGGCGCCGTCGCGCTGA
- a CDS encoding DUF1328 domain-containing protein, translating into MLYWAAVFFIIAIIAAVFGFGGIAAGAASIAKILFIVFIVLFVLSLIFGGIRRGPRL; encoded by the coding sequence ATGCTCTATTGGGCAGCCGTATTTTTTATCATCGCCATCATCGCCGCCGTATTCGGTTTTGGCGGCATCGCCGCTGGCGCGGCGAGTATCGCGAAAATTCTTTTTATCGTCTTTATCGTGCTGTTCGTGTTGTCGCTGATCTTTGGCGGCATTCGCCGCGGTCCACGACTCTGA
- a CDS encoding virulence factor → MKLRVAVAVVVVAVVAALFIWKPFPRPSLDEATVKLMPTASAPAGHDDVVAIFYSGDGGWRDLDKEMGARLQARGIPVLGVSCLDYYWRLRPADESARDLDALITKYTTQLHKQKVWLIGFSFGADVLPTIVGKLSPANRDRITQMTLLSPSTDVNFEIEMEGYIMVRENWLKTHLQELKQWLNPVPHYPALPALTALQDKPPTVCYYGRDDGDDTVCNDPHLPAWVKVHVMPGDHHFDYNYDGLATRMIGELPGDPSSATPPVAH, encoded by the coding sequence ATGAAATTGCGTGTCGCTGTTGCTGTTGTCGTTGTGGCAGTCGTCGCCGCGCTCTTCATTTGGAAACCGTTTCCGCGTCCCAGCCTGGACGAAGCCACGGTCAAACTGATGCCGACCGCATCGGCGCCGGCCGGTCACGACGACGTGGTCGCAATTTTCTATTCCGGCGACGGCGGTTGGCGCGATCTGGACAAAGAAATGGGCGCGCGCCTTCAAGCGCGCGGCATTCCGGTGCTTGGCGTCAGCTGTCTGGATTACTACTGGCGTCTGCGCCCTGCGGACGAGTCCGCGCGCGACCTCGATGCGCTGATTACCAAGTACACCACGCAGTTGCACAAGCAGAAGGTGTGGTTGATCGGCTTCTCGTTCGGCGCGGACGTGCTGCCCACCATCGTCGGCAAACTCAGCCCCGCCAATCGCGATCGCATCACGCAGATGACCTTGCTCTCGCCAAGCACGGATGTGAACTTCGAGATCGAGATGGAAGGCTACATCATGGTGCGCGAGAACTGGTTGAAGACGCACCTGCAGGAACTCAAGCAATGGCTCAATCCGGTGCCGCACTATCCCGCGTTGCCGGCGCTGACCGCATTGCAGGATAAACCGCCGACGGTTTGCTACTACGGCCGCGACGACGGCGACGACACCGTGTGCAACGACCCGCACCTGCCCGCTTGGGTGAAGGTGCACGTGATGCCCGGCGATCATCATTTCGATTACAACTACGACGGACTCGCCACGCGCATGATCGGCGAGCTTCCCGGCGATCCGTCCTCCGCGACACCACCCGTCGCACACTGA
- a CDS encoding CsbD family protein has product MNRDTISGQWKQISGRIKQQWGKWTHDDLKVVEGHSDMLSGRMQERFAVARTDAQRQIRAIERDLDISRYRPSPRHH; this is encoded by the coding sequence ATGAATCGCGACACGATCAGCGGTCAATGGAAGCAGATCAGCGGCAGGATCAAGCAGCAATGGGGCAAGTGGACCCACGACGATTTGAAAGTTGTCGAAGGCCACTCCGATATGTTGTCCGGCCGCATGCAAGAACGTTTCGCGGTGGCTCGCACCGACGCGCAACGGCAAATTCGCGCGATCGAGCGGGATCTGGATATCAGCCGTTACAGGCCTAGTCCGCGCCACCACTGA
- the mprF gene encoding bifunctional lysylphosphatidylglycerol flippase/synthetase MprF: MSRPGPVWLRRFGGPALSVLMLGLALFALYRLAGEVSYHQVGEYMHRLRRGRIGQAIVLTMLGYAVMPLYDLFALKSIDRKLPTPRVALISFISYAFSNTLGMAMLVSGSIRYRFYIQSGLSTMDVAKVVVFCTISFWLGLFAITGVTLLLVPIPLGLPLSHQRLLVGIALCAIPSLWLIGGAMLRRPIKVWRWKMQLPPLSVGLQQVFVGALDWGLAAAVLYALMPDSLGLHFGSFLAIFALGQIAGLISHVPGGLGVFEAVMLAGFGATGNQALSAPILGALAAYRGVYYLLPLCAATVAVVIREARGLRQTALLTPWFNGILPPFFAGLTLVSGAVLLFSGATAVLPGRLELLSDLLPLPVMEASHFLASVIGMSLLILARGLQRRLDAAYWLTLVLLVAGAVASLLKGIDYEEAGLLMLLAVALAPAHRLFYRRASMFDMSFSFGWVLACATVLGCTAWLVLFSYQHVEYRNDLWWQFSFYHGNAPRALRALVGATGVAFLFSLTTLIRSARARPTLPNETDIARALPLIKHYTSAQAHLALMGDKSLLFDPDNKAFIMYGIAGRSWVAMGDPVGLDDRARQELVWTFRERCERAGGWPVFYQVNPADLDLYLEVGMSLLKVGEEARVQLDQFNLDGKSKKVLRNTVNKLTRDGLRVEIVPVEQLPSLLPQLKSISDAWLRDKRVREKGFSLGAFEERYLLRTPMAVVWQEDKPVGFANLFLCESMEEASVDLMRYLPDAPSGLMDYLFVELMQWSKAQGYRWFNLGMAPLSGLQSRRLAPLWSRFGALIFGRGERFYNFQGLHRYKDKFDPEWEPRYLAAPGGIALPVVLTNVASLISGGLSGVVRR, from the coding sequence TTGAGCCGGCCTGGCCCGGTGTGGTTGCGCCGATTCGGCGGGCCTGCGCTATCGGTATTGATGCTCGGCCTGGCGCTGTTTGCGCTGTATCGGCTGGCGGGCGAAGTCAGCTATCACCAAGTGGGCGAATACATGCATCGCCTGCGTCGCGGTCGCATCGGTCAAGCGATCGTGCTTACGATGCTCGGTTACGCGGTGATGCCGCTGTACGACTTGTTCGCACTGAAATCCATCGACCGCAAACTGCCGACGCCGCGCGTCGCGCTGATTTCCTTTATCAGTTACGCCTTCAGCAACACGCTGGGCATGGCGATGCTGGTGTCGGGATCGATCCGCTATCGCTTTTATATCCAGTCCGGCTTGTCGACGATGGATGTCGCCAAGGTGGTGGTGTTCTGCACGATCAGCTTTTGGCTGGGCCTGTTTGCAATCACCGGCGTGACGTTGTTGCTGGTGCCGATTCCTCTAGGATTGCCGCTTTCTCATCAGCGCTTGCTGGTGGGCATTGCGCTGTGTGCGATTCCGTCATTGTGGTTGATCGGCGGCGCAATGCTTCGCCGTCCCATCAAGGTGTGGCGTTGGAAGATGCAGTTGCCGCCATTGTCGGTGGGTCTTCAGCAGGTCTTCGTCGGCGCGCTGGATTGGGGACTGGCCGCGGCGGTGCTTTATGCCTTGATGCCCGATTCGCTGGGGCTGCATTTCGGATCGTTTCTCGCCATTTTTGCGCTGGGGCAGATCGCCGGTCTGATCAGTCATGTGCCAGGCGGCTTGGGTGTGTTCGAAGCGGTGATGTTGGCGGGCTTCGGCGCGACCGGTAATCAAGCCTTGTCGGCGCCGATTCTTGGCGCGTTGGCGGCGTATCGCGGCGTGTATTACTTGCTGCCGCTGTGCGCGGCCACGGTCGCCGTGGTGATTCGCGAAGCGCGTGGTCTGCGTCAAACCGCGCTGCTTACGCCATGGTTCAACGGCATTTTGCCGCCATTTTTCGCCGGACTCACGCTGGTATCCGGCGCGGTGCTGCTGTTCTCCGGCGCAACTGCCGTGTTGCCGGGTCGATTGGAATTGCTGAGCGATCTGCTGCCGTTGCCGGTGATGGAAGCCTCGCACTTTTTGGCGAGCGTGATCGGCATGTCGCTGTTGATACTTGCGCGCGGATTGCAGCGCCGACTCGACGCGGCGTATTGGTTGACTTTGGTGCTGCTGGTGGCGGGCGCGGTGGCGTCGCTGCTCAAAGGTATCGATTACGAAGAAGCCGGCTTGCTGATGTTGCTCGCCGTCGCGCTTGCGCCCGCGCATCGATTGTTCTATCGACGCGCGTCAATGTTCGACATGAGCTTTTCGTTCGGCTGGGTGCTGGCCTGCGCCACGGTGCTCGGCTGCACCGCGTGGCTGGTGCTTTTCAGCTATCAGCACGTGGAATATCGCAACGACTTGTGGTGGCAATTCAGCTTCTATCACGGCAATGCGCCACGCGCGTTGCGCGCCCTGGTCGGCGCGACCGGCGTGGCGTTTTTGTTTTCGCTCACCACCCTGATTCGCTCGGCGCGTGCGCGCCCAACGCTGCCGAATGAAACCGACATCGCGCGCGCGTTGCCGCTGATCAAGCACTACACCTCCGCGCAAGCGCATCTTGCGTTGATGGGCGACAAAAGCCTGCTGTTCGATCCGGACAACAAAGCCTTCATCATGTACGGCATCGCAGGCCGCAGCTGGGTGGCGATGGGCGATCCGGTCGGTTTGGACGATCGCGCGCGGCAAGAGCTCGTGTGGACCTTCCGCGAACGCTGCGAACGCGCCGGCGGATGGCCGGTGTTCTATCAGGTGAATCCGGCGGATCTGGATCTGTATCTCGAAGTCGGCATGAGTCTCTTGAAAGTCGGCGAAGAAGCGCGCGTGCAGCTGGATCAATTCAACCTCGATGGCAAATCGAAGAAGGTGCTGCGCAATACGGTCAACAAGCTCACGCGTGACGGACTGCGCGTGGAGATCGTGCCCGTCGAACAATTACCGTCGCTGCTGCCGCAATTGAAATCCATCTCCGATGCATGGCTGCGCGACAAACGCGTGCGCGAAAAAGGTTTCTCGCTCGGCGCATTCGAAGAACGCTATTTGTTGCGCACGCCCATGGCGGTCGTGTGGCAGGAAGATAAGCCGGTGGGATTTGCGAATTTGTTCTTGTGCGAAAGCATGGAAGAAGCGTCGGTGGATCTGATGCGCTACCTGCCTGATGCGCCGTCCGGCTTGATGGACTATTTGTTCGTGGAGCTGATGCAGTGGTCCAAGGCGCAAGGCTACCGCTGGTTCAACCTCGGCATGGCGCCGCTCTCGGGCTTGCAGAGCCGCCGCCTGGCGCCGCTCTGGAGTCGTTTCGGCGCGCTTATCTTCGGCCGCGGCGAACGCTTCTATAATTTCCAGGGCCTGCACCGCTACAAAGACAAGTTCGATCCCGAATGGGAGCCGCGGTACCTGGCAGCACCGGGCGGCATTGCGTTGCCGGTGGTGCTCACCAATGTCGCCAGCCTGATTTCGGGCGGCCTAAGCGGAGTCGTGCGTCGATGA
- a CDS encoding alpha/beta hydrolase: MGRHARVESTAGRGEADDASSWMTMADGQRLYVRDWPNASAHNAVLIVHGLGEHSGRYETLAKWFVSHGYAVRSYDQRGHGRSPGPRAALRRRDDLLSDLATVYERYAEELGKQPVLLGHSMGGLVALRTVLDGRIEPPRLVLSSPALRAFEAPWLKRLAAILARVAPNLPLRNGLPLDGLSHDEKVIEAYRNDPLCTRWVTPRMADFIFRAGASSIADAWRLRVPTLLLAAGSDRLADPSGSRDFANGAWATKLLTSRFFDTLYHELFNETETGRHQVLAQLSEWLRRTASL, from the coding sequence ATGGGACGACACGCGCGAGTTGAGTCGACGGCGGGACGCGGCGAAGCCGACGATGCGTCGTCGTGGATGACCATGGCCGACGGGCAACGTTTGTATGTGCGCGACTGGCCCAACGCATCGGCGCACAACGCCGTCTTGATCGTGCATGGACTGGGCGAACATAGCGGGCGCTACGAGACGCTCGCCAAATGGTTTGTCTCACATGGCTACGCCGTGCGCAGCTACGATCAGCGCGGTCACGGCCGGTCGCCGGGGCCGCGTGCGGCCTTGCGTCGCCGCGACGATTTGCTGAGCGACCTGGCGACGGTCTACGAGCGCTATGCCGAGGAGCTCGGAAAGCAGCCGGTGTTGCTCGGTCACAGCATGGGCGGCCTGGTCGCATTGCGGACGGTACTGGACGGCCGAATCGAGCCGCCCCGACTGGTGCTGTCGTCGCCCGCGTTGCGCGCGTTCGAGGCGCCCTGGTTGAAGCGCTTGGCGGCGATCTTGGCGCGTGTGGCGCCGAATCTTCCGCTACGCAACGGTCTGCCGTTGGATGGTTTGTCGCACGATGAAAAAGTGATCGAGGCGTATCGCAACGATCCACTTTGTACGCGATGGGTGACGCCGCGCATGGCCGATTTTATTTTTCGCGCGGGCGCATCGAGCATTGCCGATGCGTGGCGCTTGCGTGTGCCGACGTTATTGCTGGCGGCAGGTAGCGATCGCCTGGCCGATCCGTCCGGCAGTCGGGATTTCGCCAACGGCGCATGGGCGACCAAGCTTCTTACCAGCCGATTCTTCGATACGCTGTACCACGAACTGTTCAACGAAACCGAAACCGGTCGCCATCAGGTGCTGGCGCAATTGAGCGAATGGCTGCGCCGCACGGCGTCGCTATAG
- a CDS encoding class I SAM-dependent methyltransferase, whose protein sequence is MTTSLQNTVDALLQDRSLREPDQLARRIDALDRLEAWLVYDESSLESSLCQRANAVMAEWEAINEQLFQSIRDDIRQGSGAKSLCDWAEALRQQDRAERYDPLDALVAGVLNFEAPGDVSELANEMVFYQPTPARHIFDFIARAQLDERDVVMDLGSGLGHVALLTAICTPARCIGIELEHAYVVSARQCAQALNIGRASFIAQDVRATDLSEGSVFYLYTPFTGTLLRSVLDDLRRQAERRTIRLWTLGPCTTVIANEPWLVTEDHGDTHRVSVFQSR, encoded by the coding sequence ATGACCACTTCGCTGCAAAACACCGTTGATGCGTTGCTACAGGATCGATCGCTGCGCGAGCCGGATCAATTGGCGCGCCGCATCGATGCGCTGGATCGTCTGGAAGCATGGCTGGTCTACGACGAATCGTCGTTGGAGTCTTCGCTCTGTCAACGCGCCAACGCCGTGATGGCGGAATGGGAGGCGATCAATGAGCAGCTCTTTCAATCGATTCGCGACGATATTCGTCAAGGTAGTGGTGCGAAGTCGTTATGCGATTGGGCCGAAGCGTTGCGGCAGCAAGATCGCGCCGAACGCTACGATCCGCTCGACGCCTTGGTCGCTGGCGTGCTGAATTTCGAAGCGCCCGGCGATGTTTCGGAACTGGCCAACGAGATGGTGTTTTATCAGCCCACGCCTGCGCGACATATTTTCGATTTCATCGCGCGCGCGCAGCTCGATGAGCGCGATGTGGTCATGGATCTGGGTTCTGGACTCGGGCACGTCGCGTTATTGACGGCGATTTGCACGCCTGCGCGTTGCATCGGCATTGAATTGGAGCATGCTTATGTCGTGAGTGCGCGCCAATGTGCGCAGGCGCTCAACATCGGTCGAGCGTCGTTTATCGCCCAGGACGTAAGGGCCACCGATTTATCCGAAGGCTCGGTGTTTTATCTGTACACGCCATTTACTGGAACGTTGTTGCGCTCAGTGCTGGATGATTTGCGGCGCCAGGCGGAGCGGCGGACGATTCGGCTCTGGACGCTTGGGCCGTGCACGACGGTGATCGCGAACGAGCCCTGGTTGGTCACTGAGGATCATGGCGATACGCATCGCGTGAGCGTGTTCCAAAGTCGTTGA
- a CDS encoding CsbD family protein, whose protein sequence is MNQDMIRGQWKQLAGNIKKQWGKLTDDDLKVAEGSTEYLAGKIEERYGIARNEAEKQIREFERHLDSKHSPTTHH, encoded by the coding sequence ATGAATCAGGACATGATCCGGGGTCAATGGAAACAACTTGCCGGCAACATCAAGAAACAGTGGGGCAAGCTCACCGACGACGATCTGAAAGTCGCCGAGGGAAGCACGGAGTACCTAGCGGGCAAGATCGAAGAACGCTACGGCATCGCCCGCAATGAGGCCGAAAAGCAAATACGCGAATTCGAGCGTCACTTAGACAGCAAGCATAGTCCGACAACGCATCATTAA
- a CDS encoding GNAT family N-acetyltransferase, whose protein sequence is MNSQPAIRPIRKADYAAWLPLWDGYNAFYGRQGPTTLAAEITQATWSRFFDAYEPVHALVAEHEGKLIGLAHYLFHRSTTQIEPSCYLQDLFTDENARGTGVGRALIEAVYRAAADAGCQRVYWHTHETNTTARQLYDKMAQNSGFIVYRKAL, encoded by the coding sequence ATGAACTCGCAGCCTGCCATTCGACCGATCAGGAAAGCGGACTACGCAGCTTGGTTGCCGCTGTGGGATGGCTACAACGCCTTTTATGGAAGACAGGGACCAACGACGCTGGCAGCCGAGATCACACAAGCCACGTGGTCGCGTTTTTTCGACGCGTACGAACCAGTGCACGCCTTGGTCGCCGAACACGAAGGCAAGCTGATCGGCCTCGCCCACTATCTTTTCCATCGCAGCACGACGCAGATCGAACCAAGCTGCTATCTGCAGGATCTTTTCACCGATGAAAACGCGCGCGGCACCGGCGTGGGACGCGCGCTGATCGAAGCGGTGTATCGCGCCGCCGCGGATGCGGGTTGTCAACGCGTGTACTGGCACACGCACGAAACCAATACGACGGCGCGCCAGCTGTACGACAAAATGGCGCAGAACTCGGGCTTTATCGTCTATCGCAAAGCGCTATAG